Part of the Nicotiana sylvestris chromosome 5, ASM39365v2, whole genome shotgun sequence genome is shown below.
ctcatcatcaccTTTAATTTTCGATAATGAAACTAATATACAAATGTTCAAGCAAGCAACTTAGATGAGTAATTATGTATTGCAGTATTTGCAAGAAAATCGAAATAATGATCCTATCAGAGTTGGCTCCGTTCCAGATCATTTGGTAATCAATCGAGATTGTGAAGGTGCTGATAATAATTAATTTCTCAATTATTTTTTTTAGATAATTCCTGCTTTAATGAGGGACAATTCCGTCGTAGATTTGGGATGTCCCGAAATTTGTTCCTTCGAATTGTTGATGCAATTAAAGGTCATGATATGTACTTCGAATAGCGCGTTGATGCGGTGGGTAGATTTGGATTACCTACTCTACAAAAAATCATAGTCGTGTTGAGAATGTTAGCATATGGTGTGCCAGCGGATGCCACTGATGAATATGTAAAAATTGGAGAGTTAACTGCAATTGAAAGCATGAAGAGATTTTTCCGAGTTATCGTAGAGGTTTTTGGCGAGCAGTATTTGAGATCACCAACAGCTAACGATGTTGCAAGGCTTCTGCACATCGGTGAACATCGTGGTTTTTCAGGAATGTTAGGCAGTCTAGACTACATGCATTGGAGATGGAAAAATCGTCCAACAGCATGGGCTAGACAATCTGTAGTGGATTATGACCTTTCGATATAGCATGCATATTTTGGTATGCTCGGCACCAATAATGACATTAATATTTTAGAGTCATCacatttattttctgattttgctGCAGGTATTGCTCCTCCCGCCCATTATGTTATTCTAGGAAAAGAATATGATATAGGTTATTATTTAGCTGACGGTGTATATGCAAAATGGTCAATCCTTGTGCAAACTATTCCTGACCCACGTTAGCCACAAAAGAGATATTTCGCGATGAAACAAGAATCATGTCGAAAAGATGTTGAACGTGCATTCGGAGTTTTGCAAGCTCATTTCGCAATTGTTGCAGGACCATCACATTTTTGGAGAAAAGAAGTGTTACATGATATAATAACGACATGTATTATACTGCACAACATGATAATAGAGGATGAACGTGATCTTAATGTACCAATTCAAGATGATTGGGATTATCCACCTCCAACGGTAGAAATGGTAGTAGATGAAAATTATCGATTTGAGTAATTTTTAGCTCGACACAAAAAAATTAAGGACAAAGATGCTCATTTTGCACTTCGTAATGCATTAATATATCATTTATGGGAGCATACTAGAGGTGGAAGTTGAATATTTATGTAATATTTAAtatgaattttatcataatgtaaTATATATTGAATTATCTTGTATTTCAATGATTTAACTATTATTTGAATTATCAGTTAATATATATAATCTATAATATTTGGTTATAAATTATACTCcgtctgtttcaatttatgtgaacttatttcctctttagtccgtgccaaaaagaatgacatctttccttatttggaaacaatttacctttacacaataatttatagccacacaaaatatgtgtgcctcattttacaccacaagatcaaaagtcttctctcttttcttaaactccgtgcccagtcaaatgagttcacataaattgaaacggagggagtattatttaaaaatttatgGCATAAAGTAATTTTATGTTAAATTATATGTGATGAatatgtaaaaaagaaaaaaagatagattgaattaatagaaataagaaaaaaaatttaaataaaaaatataatttaatattgaagagagaaaaatataaaataaaatatttttttgttggaGTAAAAAATGGAGTAATGGTTGTAATAATTTACTGCATTTTTATTTCACGTCAAATTTAGCAGTCAGCACCCAATCCAAAGTTCTAACATTTCAATTCTCCACTATGAAATGTGAAACGCTCTTCTTTTCCGCATTTAGCAAGAAATGTCTCTGCATTTCCTTCGTTAAGCATATCGACCAACAATAATGGAGGTAAAACTTAAGGTTCTAATGCTATTGGTTTATTGATCTGATTGGATGTTatgtattcttcctttttttatttttttattttgtcaaatTTATGGATCTGAGATCGATACTTGaagagaagaaatgaagaagagagaaaaaagagcaATTCTGATTACATTGTAATTAATCCGTCAAAATCTATACATCTACAGTACTTCGCTATAGTAATAACTACCTAATTACAGATGTAACTGCCTAACTACTAACTGTGGTCAACTAATCACTAACTATAGTTAACTACTAATCATTAAGTTAACCTGGGTCACCATTATATGGCTCATTACCCCCCCCCTCAAGCTAGGACTAATGAATATGTTCTGAAGGCCTAGCTTGGATAATAAATGAGAATGTTGCACACTACTCAAGCCTTTAGTTAGGATGTCGGCAGGTTGATCAACAGACTTCAAATAGACAGTGTGAACCAAGCCCAAATGAACCTTCTCACGAATAAAATGACAATCAATATCAATGTGCTTGGTTCGTTCATGAAACACAGGATTGGCAACAATTTGCATGGCTGATTTACTGTCACAGTGAAGGGGAACTGGGAGTGTGAGAGTGACTCCCAATTCAGCAAATAAGCCAACGAGCCAAACAATTTCTGCAACTGTGGAAGCCAAACTTCgatattctgcttcagctgaaCTTCTTGAAATAGTACTTTGCTTTTTTGACTTCCATGAGATGAGAGAATTACCAACTTCACTAAATAGCCAGTGACTGATCTTCTCATATTTGGACATGCAGCCCAATCAGCATCACAGTAGGCTGTCAACTGTGTAGAAGCTGCAGCTGACATAAGAATTCCAAGCCCTGGACTCTACTTAATATACCTCACCACTCGCAAGGCAGCTTCCATGTGAGAATGCTTGGGAGCTTGCATGAACTGGCTCAAAGATTGAACAGCAAAAGAGATGTCAGGCCTTGTAATTGTCAAATAAAGTAGCCTCCCTATTAGTCTTTGATAAGCACCAGGATCCTCAAGTAGGTTTTCATCCTTGAGGCCTAAATGATTATCATAAGACACTGTAGTGAGATTCTGATTAACCTCAATAGGAGCATGAACTGGTTTGGACCCTGCTAGACCAACATCTGAAATAAGCTCAAGAGCATACTTCCTCTGGTGTAACAAGATCCCCTCTTTGTTTCTGGCAAATTCAATTCCCAGAAAATACCTCAACTCTCCAAGATCTTTGATCTTAAAATTCTGATGCAAACTTTGTTTAGTGCTTGAAATGAGTTCATCATTATCCCCAGTAATtaaaatatcatcaacatagaccaaAACAATCACAATATGAGAATCTTGATTCTTGGTAAACAAGGAATAATCAAAATGACTTTGTTTGAAACCTGAGTTAAGCAGTGCTGTGGTGAGTTTAATATTCCACTGTCTTGAAGCTTGCTTAAGTCCATAAAGTGACTTGAGCAATCTACAGACCTGTGTCTTCCCTTGTTTAGGAGAAAACCCTTGAGGTAAAGTCATGTATACCTCTTCTTCCAAATCCCCTTGTAAAAAAGCATTATAAACATCCATCTAATACAGTGTCCACCCTTTGGTAGCTGCTATGGATACAACTGACCTGACAGTTACCATTTTCACAACAGGTGAAAAAGTTTCCTGATAGTCTAGTCCCTCCTTTTGATTGTACCCCTTTGCTACTAACCTAGCCTTATACCTCTCAACTTCTCCAGTGAAAGTATACTTGAATTTTTACACCTATTTGCATCCAATTGCTCTTTTATTTGGAGGCAATTACACTACCTCCCAAGTCTTGTTATCCTCCAATGCTTGGATTTCTGCTTTCATAGCATCAATCCACTTCACATCTTTGGTTGCCTCATAGTAAGAAACTGGTTCAACTTCAGAGGACATTTGAGAGATGTAAGCTTGATATGAGGCAGACAATCTTGTGTACTAAATAGAATTGCGAATAGGATACTGGCAATGTGCTGCATGGGAAGAGTTAGGCTTATGCATTGGCCCAATATAATCCTTCAGCCAAATAGGAGGCCTTGAAGTTCTTCCTGATCTCCTTAGGTCTCCAGCATTGTTCTCATGCTACCCTGTAGCTGATACCTCTACATGTGGTAGAGAATGAGAGTCTAAAGATGAATTAATGTTTGCTGGAACAGATTCTTCAGGAGCAGAAGATGAAATGGAATGTGATTCATTCATGTCATTGATAATAGAGGGCAAAACAATGGAAGGTTGATCAGGACAAGGATCAACACTCTGAAATTCATCTACAAAAAAAGAAGAGTCTTGGTGAAGACCCTGAAATGGATACACATCTTCATGAAATATCACATCCCTACTGACAAAGAGTGTTTTATGCTCAATGTCATACAGCCTATATCCCTTTTGTGTGCTTGCATATCCCAGAAACACTGATCTTATAGACCTAGGTGCAAATTTGTCTCCTCTTGGCAACCTTGCTGCAAAACACAAGCACCCTATAATTCTCATGTGTGACAATGCAGGCTGTTTCCCATAGAATAGCTCAAAAGGTGACTTGTTCCCCAGTACTGTCGAAGGAACTCTGTTTATTATGTATACAGAAGCATCTACACAAGCACCCCAAAACTTTACTGGCAAGTGCCCCTGAAACCTGATGGCTCTTGCTGTCTCCAGAATATGCCTGTGTCTCCTCTCCaccactccattctgttgaggAGTGTGTGGACAAGAACTCTGACGTATAATTCCATGCATTTGGAACAATGTTGCACAATTATGGTTGAAAAATTCAGAGCCATTGTCTGACCTAAAACATTTGATCATTTTACCAAACTGAGTCTTTACCATAACAATGAAGTTTTTCAGTACTGTAATAACATCAGACTTAAGATgcaagaagaaaatccaaatccATCTAGAGTGATCATCAACCATTGTGAGAAAATATCTTTTTCTATTATATGTAGGTACTTTATATGGTCCCCAAACATCTATGTGTAGCAAATCAAATACATTTTCTGCTCTACTGTTACTGACTGGAAAAGAAGTCCTAGCTTGTCTGGCTAACGGACATATATCACAAGGACTTATTTCTACTCTACTGCTACTATGTATACTAggaattttcttaagaacttggATTGGAACATGTCCCATTCTCTTATACCATAGCTCAACTTCATTCCTGTGAGCAATCATCACCAATGACTTGGTATTATTCCTGTTTCTCCTTTGTGAATGCAACACATacaatccttcttcttctttatcaATCTCCTTCACCTTCCCAGTGAAGAGATCCTGAAATATGcagaaatttggaaaaaatgcagCACAACAGTTTAAAGCTTTTGTCAGTTGAGACACAGACAAGAGATTAAACTTGAAAGCTGGTACACACAAGACATTGTATAGTATCACCTCCATCTAATTGACAACTACCAACATGTGACATCTTAGTAGACTCTCCAGTAGGGAGCTGTACATTTCCTGCATTACCTACTAACAATTTTTCAAGCAGAAGTTGCTCATTACCAATCATATGATTAGTAGCTCCAGTATCTACTATccatttttcatcaatatttggtTCATAAGAAACATTACCTGCCATGTGTGCACTGGCAGAGGATTCAGAGAGTGATGCCTTGTTTAGTAGGTTTAGAATCTGACTATATTGTTCAGGAGTGAACATTTGCATAGGCCCCAAATTCTGTTGCCCCTGATGACTATGTGATTCAGTAGTGAATCCCTGCATAGGTCCTAGATGTTGCTCCTGTGTCATCATGACTGAGGAAGGTGGATTTGGCTGGTTACTTGAACCTCCAACCATATTAGCTCGTTTCTGAGGCTTAAAATATGTAGGATACCCTATCAACTTGTAGCAGTTTGCCTTTAAATGTCCCTTCCTATTGCAGTAATCACACTTCACCAATTTGTAACATTCCTCCTTGGTATGTCCCTTTAAATGACAGAAATCACATTCAACATTGAAATTCCTTCTTTGTTTTTGACCAATCTTAGAGCTGAACAGGGCAGTAGGATCAATAGACTCAGTACTATGACTCCAACCTGCTACTAGTTTCTAGCTTTCATCTTGAAGAATCGTAGCATAGGGTTGATTAACCGTAGGAATTTTAGACTTCACTATGATTTGACTACGAGCTTGACTGTAGCTATCATTTAACCCCATTAAAAACTGCCATAAATGTTGATACTCCTGTCGTTCAGTAAATTTCTTCGACTTATCACAACAAACAGGTGGAGGCATAATCGAATCATACTCATCCCATAGATCCTTCAATTTTGAGTAGTAAACTGAAACAGAAGATGTACCTTGTGTTAATGAAAAAATCTCCCTGTGTAAGTAGTACATTCTCGATGCATTAACCTTATCAAATCGTTCCTTGAGATCCGACCAGATTGCATATGCACTTGACCGGAATAATACTCCACTCAGCAAATCGCGGCTCACATTGTGCATTATCCATGACTTCACAATAGCATTGCAGCGGTCCCATAGATTTACATGAGTGTCTCCATAAGTATCACGCGTTACCGATCCATCGATGAACCCTAATTTGTTCCGTGTTAGCAACGAAACCTCCATCGCTTGACTCCAAATCGTGTAATTTTCCATTCCTTGTAGTTGAAAACCAAGCGATAATGCTCTCGGTGTGTCCGATGGGTGCAAATACAGTGGATGGTTATGATCTATCATCACTATTGATTGATTTGTTACCTCCTCTGTACGACTGGTGGTTTCATCTCCGGCCATGACCTTTTCCGGctagaaaattttggaaaaaacaaCTCTTGTTTTCAACAATTCTCAGTGAAAAAATTTAGATTCAGTCATCtatatgctctgataccatgtcaaaTTTATGGATCTGAGATCGATACTTGaagagaagaaatgaagaagagagaaaaaaggagCAATTCTGATTACACTGTAATTAATCCGTCAAAATCTATACATCTACAGTACTTCGCTATAGTAATAACTACCTAATTACAGATGTAACTGCCTAACTACTAACTGTGGTCAACTAATCACTAACTATAGTTAACTACTAATCATTAAGTTAACCTGGGTCACCATTATATGGCTCATTATTTTTCTTGATATAAAACATAAACATAAAAGATCAATAATCCAGCAATAAACTACTGACAAATAATAAATCAGCAAAACTCAGTATTTATGAGGCATTATATATGTGGAGGAAGACACATTCTCTTATACACAGGCATTAAACTCTATGTTTTTGAGAACTTTTGACGTTCTCTTGTTCTACTCATGTTTAATGATGAATATGAATGAAGTTAGCTCTCAAGTAGGTAAATTAGTTTGTAAATGCCATAGACCCCTGGTGAATTGCTTTTATTATGAGGATGTTCTGAATGATAATGTACCTAAACAAGAATTGATGAGATTCGCGATGATTGAACTTAGATACGTTATTTATGTTCTGGTGTTTCTTAAGGCAAACTTAGAAGAAGTATAAGAATGATACTTGTTCGAAAATACGTTCAACATACTATGGGAAATAAAACAAATGCCCTCCTTTTTTGGTCTAACCCTCATCTTATTCAAACCAAAGGCAGTGTATCTCCTTGACTTATAGTGACATTTGCATTTTACTTCATATGCAGTCGATAAGTAGGAATCGCCATTAGATGCTGAGCTTTAGCTATTACTAATCCAAATTTTTCTGTCATGTCAATATCTTTTGGCAGCATGCCATTTGGTAGCTCCCAATCAAAGTAGTGAACCAATTGTACGACCACCAAACAAACGATGGTGAGCCCCAACTGGAAACCAGGGCAGCCTCTTCTGCCCGAGACAAATGGTAAAAGTTCATAATTTCGTCCTCGAAGATCAACATTGCTTCCTTGAAACCTCTCAGGTTTGAACTTTTCTGGCTCAGTCCAAGTGTCTGAATCTCTCCCGATTGCCCAAACATTAAGCAAAAGCCGTGATCCTTTAGGTAAATGAAAACCATCAATCGTGCAATCCTCAATAGACTCATGAGGAAGCAATAATGGTGCAACTAGATGGATCCTACAACCTTCTTTTATGACCATATCCAAATACTCCAGACTTTCTAAATCTAATTCGTCAACCATCCTATTTTTACCAACTACTCGTTCCAACTCATTCTGGAGTTTTTTCATCACTTCAGGATACCTTAAAAGTTCTGTTAGAGTCTATCTGATTGTTGTTGACGAAGTATCCATTGAAGCTATGAGCAAGTCCTACACATATCAGTATTCTTTAGTTAGTAAACTCAGCTG
Proteins encoded:
- the LOC104218708 gene encoding cytochrome P450 71AU50-like, producing the protein MGSMQSKEAEFEFDRRHVKTIFLNELERVVGKNRMVDELDLESLEYLDMVIKEGCRIHLVAPLLLPHESIEDCTIDGFHLPKGSRLLLNVWAIGRDSDTWTEPEKFKPERFQGSNVDLRGRNYELLPFVSGRRGCPGFQLGLTIVCLVVVQLVHYFDWELPNGMLPKDIDMTEKFGLVIAKAQHLMAIPTYRLHMK